The DNA region CCTGCGCCCGCAGGATTTGGATGGCGTTCTGCAACTCGTCCTTTGAGGACGAGGTCACGCGCAGTTGGTCGCCTTGGATGGTGACCTGAATCTTCTTCAGCTTCTGTTCCTTCACGAACTTGGTGATGTCGCGGGCTGCATCCGAGCTGATGCCCTGCTGCAGCTCCACCTTGCGCTTGACGAGCGCGCCACCGATGGGCTCAATGTCGCCGGGCTTCAGGTTCTTGGTGGGAACGCCCCGGCGAATCAGGCGGGTCAGCACGATCTCCCAGACCGCCTCCATCTTGAAGTTGTCGTCGGCAACCAGCTCGATCAGGTTCTCTTTGGCCTTCAGCTCGATCGTGGACTTCGACCCTTTGAAGTCGTAGCGCTGGGCGAGTTCCTTCTTCGCCTGGTTGATGGCGTTGTCAACTTCCTGGAGGTCAACCTTTGAGGTGATGTCGAATGATGCCTGGGCAGCCATGGGAGAGATTTTAGCCCATGGGCTTGACGTCCACCTTCTCGCCGCGCACGGTCTTGCCCTTCATGGCTTTGACGACCTTTGTCGCCAGGGCTTCCGAGACCTCCACGGTCGAGAACTGGTCGTTGATGCGGATGGCGCCGAGGTCGCGTGAGGTGATCCCGGCCTCGCCGGTGATTGCGCCCACCAAATCGGCCGGTCGCACCCCATCGTCTTTTCCGACGCTGAAGGCGAGGACGACACGACTGCCGCCGCTATCACCGCGGTCTGCGCGGTCTGCGCGGTCTGCGCGGTCGCGCGGCGGCCGCGGGCGATCGCTTACCGCCTCTGCCGCGTCGTCTGGTGCAGCGCTCGCTTTGGCTGGATAGGACTTGGCGGCGTAGGGCTTGTCGCCGTAAGGCTTATCGCCGTAGGTCTTCGTGCCATACGGCCTGGGCCGGTCCGAAGACGCCGCGCCGTAAGGACGCGACGAAGGGGCGCCGTACGTGCGCGCCGGCCGGGACGGAGGCGGCGGTGGAATCTCGGTGTCGGCGGCCTTGGCCGTCGGCGAATCTGACTCAGCCTGGAACATCGCAAGCGCGGCCGCCGCGATGTCCACCATCTCGAAGTCTTCAGCCAGTGACTGCACGAGTGCGCGCGTCTCGTCGAGGTCGCCGGCCGCAATGCGCGTGACGAGCGCTGCGCGGGTGGTGTCCAGCCGCTTGGCCTTGAGTGCCGCCAGGGTCGGCAGTGTGCCGATCTCGATCTTCTGCTTGATCAGCGTCTCGATGTAGCGGAGCGTGCGTTGTTCGCGCGGGTCCACGAGCGTGATGGCCACACCTTCGCGCCCGATTCGTCCCGTGCGGCCGATGCGGTGGATGTAGACCTCTGGCGCCGTGGGAATGTCGTAGTTGATGACATGCGACACGTGATCGATGTCCAGGCCGCGCGCGGCGACGTCGGTCGCCACCAGCACGTCGGACTTGCCGGTGCGGAACAGTTGCATGACGCGATCGCGCTGTCGCTGATCGAGGCCACCGTGCAGCGCCTGTGCGCCGTAGCCGTGTGACTTGAGCGTGTCGGTCAGTTCGTCCACCTCGATGCGCGTGCGGCAGAACACGATGGCCGACGTCGGATCTTCAAACTCCAGGATGCGGCCCAGCGCAAAGCCCTTCTGCTGGCGCGACACCATGTAGGCTACCTGCCGCACGAGCGGCATCTTGCCCGGGGCGCGCTTTTCGGCCTTGATCGTGATGCGCTCCGGCTTGCGCAGGTGGCGCTCGGCAATCGACGCGATCCGCGGCGCCATCGTGGCCGCAAACAATGCCGTCTGCCGCGTTTCAGGCGTGGACGTCAGGATGGCTTCAAGGTCTTCGGCGAAGCCCATGTCCAGCATCTCGTCGGCTTCGTCGAGCACAAGAATTTCAAGCGACGTCAGGTCGAGCGTCTTGCGTCGAAGGTGATCGAGCGCGCGGCCGGGCGTGGCCACCACGATGTCCACACCGCGACGGAGGGCGCGAATCTGCTGATCCATCGGCGCGCCGCCGTACAAAGGCACCACCGCCAGGGTCGTCTTCTTCGCGTACTTGTGGATGGCCTCAGCCACCTGCATGGCCAATTCGCGGGTCGGCACAAGAATCATGGCGCGCACGGCGCCCTTCTTCTCGGCGGGCGTTTCGATCAGCCGGTGCAGCAGGGGCAGCGCAAACGCCGCCGTCTTGCCTGTGCCGGTGCCGGCCTGGCCGATGATGTCGCGGCCCGACAGCAGGACCGGAATGGCTTCGCGCTGAATCGGGGTGGCTTCTTCGTATCCGAGGGCGGCGACAGCCTTGACGAGTGCGTCAACAAGCCCAAGGGCGGCAAAACCAGAAGGGGAAGGGGTAGAGGTATCGGGATCTTTCTCTTTGCTACTCACCGATCAATTGTACTGCCTGAGGGCTATTCGTGCCTGAGGGCCTGAATGGGGTCCAACCGGGCCGCGCGCCGGGCTGGGTAGCTCCCGGCGACAAGGCTGACGACCAGCGCGAAGGCCATGGCGCCCAGGATCAGCCACCAGGGGAGAGAAAACAGGTCGCCGGCGGTGCCGCCTTGTCGTTCGATGTAGATATTCGCGCCGATGTTGATGAGCCGGCCCACGCCCCAGCCGAGCACGATGCCGGCCACGCCGCCGATGAGGCCAATGGTCGCGGCTTCAACCAGGAAGATGCCGCGCACGTCGCGGTCGCTGCCGCCGATGGCTTTCATGATGCCGATTTCACGCGTGCGCTCGAGAATCGACATGACCATCGTGTTGACGATACCGAGCGACGAGACAGCCAGCGCGATGGACCCGACGAGTGCGAGCAGGATGTCGAGCAGCAGGAACGCGCGTTTGGCGCCTTGCAGCGCATCGTTCAGCGAGAACGCCGTGAATCCCATCGCCTTGATCTGATCCTGCACATCCTGGGTGTTCGCCGCGGAGTTCACGCGTACCGTGACACCGGTGTAGCGACGTGTCTGGGGCGCCGCGCCCTGGAGGAAGGCTTGCGGGTTCGCGATGGCGCGGGCATTAATCGCCTTGGCCTGCTCGAGGGGGATCATGACGGCGGACAGGCCCAGGTTGGCGCCCGGCGCGGGATCGCGCTCAACGATGCCGACGATGGTGAACGGCAGGCTGACGCGTGTGACCTGGACACCGGCCACAAACTCCGGTGTGCCTCCGGCATTGGGTGCGCTGTCGGCGTACGACAACTCGAGTGTCTGGCCCACCAGTGACGCCGGGGCATCAGCATTCAGTTGCTGGGCCATTTCAAGGGTGAGCATCACGGACGCGCCTGTGGCGTCAGGGAAAAACGTTCCGTGGGTGATCGACTGGAACGCGCCTTCACCACGTGACGATTCCGGAATGCCCGCGGCCAGCGCCGCGTTTGTGCGTCCGTCGTACTTGTAGGACATCGGGATGCGCAGCGTGGGGTAGGCGTCGCGCACATGGGAGAGCGCGGCGAACCGCGCAACCGCCGCGTCGTCGAGTGGAGCGGCGGGTGTTGTGGGGGTCGTGCTGCCCTGGCCACCTTGTCCGCCACGGCCGGCGGCGCGTCCGCGACCCATCCCGCCCAAGCCAGGTATGTTCGCGCGGCCCGAGGTCACCGTAATGCTGTCGAACACGCCGGACTGGGTGAGCCGGCCGACCACCTGCTCCTGTAACCCCACGCCGAGTGAGACCATGCCAGCGAGTGACGCGATCCCAATCGCCACGCCAAGCGTGGTGAGGCTCGTGCGCAGCCGTGACTGACGCAGGTTCCTGAATGCGAGCAAGAGGGTGTCGGTGAACGTCATGCCCGCTCCAATTCGGCAGCGGTATCAGAGATCACGTGCCCGTCCAGAAGCGTGACTGTGCGGCGTGCGTAGGTCGATGCGAGCGCGGCGTCGTGGGTGACGAGGATGATGGTTTTGCCGTCGCGCTCGTTCAACGTTCGGATCAAATCCATGATTTCACGTGAGGTGCGGCTGTCGAGGTTGCCCGTCGGTTCGTCGGCGAGCAGAAGCGGTGGCTGGTTGGCCAACGCGCGCGCAACAGCGACCCGTTGTTGTTCGCCGCCTGAGAGTTCCTTCGGCCGGTGGCGTTGACGCCCTCCAAGTCCCATCGCTTCGAGCAACGCCGACGCGCGCTGATCGCGTTCGGCTCGAGGCACGCCGGCGAACATCAGCGACAGCGCGATGTTCTCCACGGCGGTCATGGACGGCACCAGGTTGAACGACTGGAAGATCATGCCGACGGTGTTGCGCCGATGCAGGCTGAGTTCGTCGCGGGTCATGCGCGCCAGATCGCGGCCTCGCACCTCAAGGGATCCGGCACTGGGCTGGTCGAGTCCGCCGATGAGATTCAGCAGGGTGGACTTGCCCGATCCCGATGTGCCGACCAGCGCCACGAATTCGCCTTCGGCGACGTCCAGCGTCAGGTCATCGAGAGCCTTCACGATGGTGC from Acidobacteriota bacterium includes:
- a CDS encoding ABC transporter ATP-binding protein is translated as MLHTRHLCRHYPMGGTIVKALDDLTLDVAEGEFVALVGTSGSGKSTLLNLIGGLDQPSAGSLEVRGRDLARMTRDELSLHRRNTVGMIFQSFNLVPSMTAVENIALSLMFAGVPRAERDQRASALLEAMGLGGRQRHRPKELSGGEQQRVAVARALANQPPLLLADEPTGNLDSRTSREIMDLIRTLNERDGKTIILVTHDAALASTYARRTVTLLDGHVISDTAAELERA
- a CDS encoding ABC transporter permease: MTFTDTLLLAFRNLRQSRLRTSLTTLGVAIGIASLAGMVSLGVGLQEQVVGRLTQSGVFDSITVTSGRANIPGLGGMGRGRAAGRGGQGGQGSTTPTTPAAPLDDAAVARFAALSHVRDAYPTLRIPMSYKYDGRTNAALAAGIPESSRGEGAFQSITHGTFFPDATGASVMLTLEMAQQLNADAPASLVGQTLELSYADSAPNAGGTPEFVAGVQVTRVSLPFTIVGIVERDPAPGANLGLSAVMIPLEQAKAINARAIANPQAFLQGAAPQTRRYTGVTVRVNSAANTQDVQDQIKAMGFTAFSLNDALQGAKRAFLLLDILLALVGSIALAVSSLGIVNTMVMSILERTREIGIMKAIGGSDRDVRGIFLVEAATIGLIGGVAGIVLGWGVGRLINIGANIYIERQGGTAGDLFSLPWWLILGAMAFALVVSLVAGSYPARRAARLDPIQALRHE
- a CDS encoding DEAD/DEAH box helicase; its protein translation is MSSKEKDPDTSTPSPSGFAALGLVDALVKAVAALGYEEATPIQREAIPVLLSGRDIIGQAGTGTGKTAAFALPLLHRLIETPAEKKGAVRAMILVPTRELAMQVAEAIHKYAKKTTLAVVPLYGGAPMDQQIRALRRGVDIVVATPGRALDHLRRKTLDLTSLEILVLDEADEMLDMGFAEDLEAILTSTPETRQTALFAATMAPRIASIAERHLRKPERITIKAEKRAPGKMPLVRQVAYMVSRQQKGFALGRILEFEDPTSAIVFCRTRIEVDELTDTLKSHGYGAQALHGGLDQRQRDRVMQLFRTGKSDVLVATDVAARGLDIDHVSHVINYDIPTAPEVYIHRIGRTGRIGREGVAITLVDPREQRTLRYIETLIKQKIEIGTLPTLAALKAKRLDTTRAALVTRIAAGDLDETRALVQSLAEDFEMVDIAAAALAMFQAESDSPTAKAADTEIPPPPPSRPARTYGAPSSRPYGAASSDRPRPYGTKTYGDKPYGDKPYAAKSYPAKASAAPDDAAEAVSDRPRPPRDRADRADRADRGDSGGSRVVLAFSVGKDDGVRPADLVGAITGEAGITSRDLGAIRINDQFSTVEVSEALATKVVKAMKGKTVRGEKVDVKPMG
- a CDS encoding YajQ family cyclic di-GMP-binding protein produces the protein MAAQASFDITSKVDLQEVDNAINQAKKELAQRYDFKGSKSTIELKAKENLIELVADDNFKMEAVWEIVLTRLIRRGVPTKNLKPGDIEPIGGALVKRKVELQQGISSDAARDITKFVKEQKLKKIQVTIQGDQLRVTSSSKDELQNAIQILRAQDFGVELQFGNFRD